The nucleotide sequence TCCAGCCTTGGCCATATCGCGCGGGTCTTGCGGCACTCAGCCCTAGGCGTCTTCAGACAGCCACCGCTTTCCGGACATGCTACGGTCCCCTTTGGGTTTCCCTTCCAGGTAAGTCCGGCGACCCAGGAATAACCCTCCAAATTCCTCCCGAGTGAGTCGGGGATACAGCAAAGCGCCTCACGGCGCACAGCGGTTGGACACGGTCGACCAGGCACCGAACTCCCGTGGCATCTCCCGCCACTGCGAGCCCGTCCGGAACTTCCAGACCACGCCCTCGAACTGCTGCCGCAGCCGCTCGGGATACGGGCCGTACTCACCGATCGGCAGATGCGGCCCGATGAACTCCCACTCTTCATCCGTCAGTTGCGCTCGTGTCACAGGACACGTCTACCGGAACAGGCTCTGCCGCGATGGCCACTCCCGCAAATTGATCACAGCCAGATACGCGCCCTAGCCTCGATCTTTCGTGATGGTCCGTCAGTTATTGGCAGGTATGTCTGACGGTGTGCCGGTAGGTGCTTTCCGGGATGTGGGCGTGTTTGTCGCCCGGCTGTCGCGTCGGGTGGGCGCCGGGGTTCCACTCTCCCGGAGTGTGCCTTGGTCGGTGGGGTTCAGGCGGGGTCGGGGATTAACCGGAGCCGGTCGAGCGCGGCGGTGATCACGGCTGTCCAGGGCCATGTCCGGGCGAGTTTGAGGACGCGTCGGCGTCCGGTGGTGGTCAGGCGTGCGGCGGCGGAGAACAGCCGCAGCCGCAGGCGTTTCGGCTCCCAGCGGCGTGCGTCGCCGGTCAGGGCGAGCATCGGCATCCAGGCGAGCAGGTCGAGGGCGAGTTGGATGATCTCCAGCCAGACCTGGTTCTGGGCTGTGTCGTGGAGCGGCAGGTTCCGCAGGCCGGTCGTGCGGGCGGTGCGGATGCGGTCCTCGGCGCGGGCGCGGAGCCGGTGCCGCAGCTCCAGAGCCGAGATCGCGGTGCCCGGGGTGTTGGTGGCGAAGCAGGTGATCCGCATGCCGTCGGCGTCGGTGATGCGCAACTGGGCGCCGGGGTGGGGGCGTTCCTTCCGCACGATCAGCCGCATCCCGGTGGGCCATCCGTCCAGGACGTCGCCGGTGAGTTCGCAGACCCAGGCGCCGTCGCGCACCTGTCCGTCGTGTTCGACGGCGGGTGTCCACGCCGAGGCGGGGACGGCGAGGACGGCGGCGTGGACCTTGTCGGTGATCGTCATGCCGACCGAGTAGGACAGCCATCGTCCGCGTCGGGTGAGCCAGTCGACGAACTCATGGGTGCCGCCGCCCGAATCGGTGCGCACCAGGGTGCCGCGTCCGCGTCGGTGCCGCTTGGGGAGTTGGGCGAGCGCGAGCCGGGCGGCGGCGATGTGGTCGGCGGCGGTGTTGCTGCCCGCGTTGCCCGGCCGCAGCCACATCGCGGCCGGCTCACCGGTGCCGCCCGGTCCGTGGTCGACGAACACGACCAGCGGGTGGTGCCCGAACGTCTTCTTCCACGTCGGGGCGGCGTCCTGCTTGTCGGAGTGCGCCAGGACCAGGACCCCGTCGACGTCCACGGTCACCACCCCGTCCGCGTCCGGTGCCTGGTGACCAGCCAACTCCCAGGCCCGGAAACGGGCTTCGGCGCGTGCCGTGCGGATCGCAGCCAAGGCCTTCGGCCCAGCCGCGGCGAGGACGCCCACCAGGCGGGAGACCGTGGGGTCGGAGGCGACCGGCCCGAACACCGCGGGCTGCGCACGCAGGACGCCGACGTCGGCCAGACAGTCCCCGCCCAACGCGACCGCGAGCGCCACATCAAGGAGCACCTTGCCTGGATCGTGGACCGCATGCGGCTTGCGCCACGCAGCCAAGGTCCGCGACAACGCCTTGTCCAGCCCGGTCTTGCGGACCGTCTCGACCAGCACCACCGCCCCGGCCTGCGAGACCACGCCGGAACCATCCCCCGACACCCGCACATGCGGGTACGACCCGCTACGATTCCTCACCTGGAAAGTGCCTCGTTGATCCGGAACGACAGGGCCCTAGACAAGCCCTATCGTCCCAGGTCAGAGGCACTTTCTGCTTTCCTGACCACATGTCAGACGCGCATTTTCGTGAAAGCGCGAGGCTAGAGTGGGTCCCGGATCCTCCGGTTCGTCCGGTCGATGGTCGTGAATGGCTCACGGAGGGTGTTGTGTGGATGCGGATGGTTGTGCGTCAGCATGAGCGGCTGACTCCTGGTGAGTTCGAGGCCGGCCAGGTCGGGGCGCGTGCTGCCCCTGGTGTGGCCGCGTCGGAGACGGCGGTCGGCTCGCCCGTGGTGTCGTTGAACCGGCTGCTGTGGCGCGCCTCGCAGGTCCGTGTCGTCGGCGGACTGGCGCCCTGTGGGGGTCTGCCCCTCGGCGTACGAAGGATCAGCCCGGCGTCGTGGGCGTAGTGGTTGCTGTGGACGGAGGAAGCCCCGGCCGCAAGGAAGCCGCCGCTGCGTTGAGGCCACGCGGAATTGTTGTACTCGAAATACGGCTGGGGCATGGACGTCGGGGCGCTGGACGACGCGGAGCGGCGCCGAGGTTTGCGCCGCTGGTCGATGGCCGGACCGGACCTCCGCGTCCGGACCACCGGGTTGATGTTCTCGGCCCGGCTGTCGTGCGTCGCGACCGCCGGGCTCTCCCGAGTCCGCGCCGCCATGTCCGCGGACATGGCCCAGCCGCCCCGCTCCGCTCCGCCCCGAAACCGGCCCGGGCTCCCGGCTTCCCACAGCAGGGGAGAGCACCTTTCCCCACCCCACCCCACCCCACCGCGTCCGCGTCCGCGTCCGCGTCCGCCCGGCGAGACCGTCGACGCCATCGGGCGTTGCGGACGGCGGGGGAGCGCGGCGCCTCGTCCCGGATCCCGCCCGCTGGCCATGCTCGGGTGCCCTGTCTCGTCGACAGGTTCGCGGGGCCCTTTTTCTGAACCGGTCGCGTGGACTCCGCAGTCTCTGGGCCGTCGTCTCCGCCCGAATGACGCGGCCGGACCGGATCGTGACCTTGACACCGGACCGCGTACTGCGCCGGCGCGGCCGCGCGTCGCGTCGCGGACAGCCCGCAGTGGCGGCGGCGACTGCAGCCGCACCGCGGTCCGGGGGCGTCGCACGCCAGCTCTCGGGCACAAGCGGTAACCACGGCGGATGACCACGGTGGAGAGGGCATACCGTGTTGGGGTTCCGTGGAAGGACGAACGGTGTCCCTCGAGTTGGTCTGGGGCCTCGGGATGGCCGAGAACGACAAGGCTCCCATGTTCCTTGTGCTGCAGATCGTGCGGCGAACAAAAATCTCGGTTCACACTGTGCGGGCGCGGTTGGTCGTCTCGCAGGCGGTGATGGGTGCGTTGGTGTCACGTGCGTGTCCGCCCGGTGGGCGCTCGGTTGAAACTCGCGCGATAGGCCGTGGGTGTGAGTCCGACCCGGCTGGCTAGGTGCTTGCGCAGTGAGTCCGCGCTGCCCAGACCGCTCTTCTCAGCCACCTGGTCCATGGGCAGCTCGGTGGTCTCCAGCAGCTCTCTGGCCCGGTCGATGCGCCGGTGCAGCAGCCATTGGAGGGGGCTCGACGCAGTCTCTGCGTGGAAGCGCCGGGTGAGGGTGCGCACGCTCGTCCTGGCGTGACCGGCCAGGTCGGCCAGGGTGAGCGGCCGGTCGAGGTGTTCGAGTGCCCAGGCGCGGGTGGGGGCGAGTGAGGAGCCGCGTTCCGGCGGCAGCGGGGTCTCGATGAACTGGGACTGGCCGCCCGGCCGTTGGGGAGAGACGACGGCGAGCCGCGCGGTCGCGTTGGCGACGGCCGCGCCGTAGTCGATCTTGACCAGATGCAGACACAGGTCGATGGCGGCCGCGGCTCCCGCCGAGGTGAAGACGCCGTTGTCCTCGACGAAGAGGAGGCCGGGTTGTACGTCGATTGACGGGAAGCGAGTGGCGAGGTCGTCGGCCAGCGCCCAGTGGGTCGTCGCGCGAAGCCCGTCCAGCAGGCCGGCCTGGGCCAGGACGAAAGCACCCGTACACAAAGAGGCGATCCGTGCGCCGGCAGCCGCGGCTTCCCGTAGGGCATCGAGGACCTCCGGGGGAGCCTGCTCGCCGCCGCTACCGACGGCGATCACCGTGTCGGCGCCCTCCAACGAGTCCAGGCCGTCCGGCACCACGATGTCGGGCCCGCCGACGGTCGGTATCGGGCCCGGCCGCGCCGTACAGACGCGCACGTCATAGTGCGGGGCGCTGTTGAACACCATGAGCGGGATCGAGACGTCGAAGCTCAGTACAGGCGGCACGGTGACCGCAGCAACGCGATGCATGGCCGGATCCTCCGGGCGGGTGGCACTGCGGCCACTATCCTACGAGGCCGCGGAGCGGCACCGTTGGCGGCCTGAAATCTCACGTGTTTGCGGGTCGCGGGGCCGCCGCGTGGAAGGCCGCCCTGTTGCCGGCCGAGGACGGCGGGAGGGTGCGCGTGATCAGCCGGATCGGCGGCGGGCCCGACCCCGCCCGCAAGCACCTCGGCGACCTCGTCCGGCGGGCGGCCGCGGGCCACCCGCCGGTGCCGCGCCGCCGCTACACCCCGATCGCCGTGCCGCTCCCCGCCGCAGACACCGCGCCGTCCCGTGCCGCGTCCAGTCCGGACCTGCCCGCCGTGCGCGCACCGCCCGCCGCCGCGAGGTTGCGGGAAGCTCGCGCGCCGCTGCCGGATCCGGTCCGCACGGCGCGCGCCGGTACCGTGTTGTCCCGGGGCGGGCACCACGCGCTGCGCACCGCCCCGGCCGACGCGCCCGTCCTGGGCGGGGACCTGACCACCGCGCCCGTGCGCGGCGTCGCCGAGGCCCGCAAGAAGCTCGGCGACCTCATCCAGGCCGCCGCCACCGGCCACCCCCAGGCCCTGCGCCGCCACACCGCCCCCCTCGCCGTGCTGCTCCCCGCCACCGCGGACGGCACCCCCTGGCCGCCGCGTTCACCACCACCGGAGGCCTCACGGCCGCCGCGCTTGCCACGGTGCCCGCAGCCGGCGCCTGCCCACCGGCTCGCCCGCCGCCGGGCGGCCCGCCGCGTTCGCCCGTCCCGTCGACGAGGGAGGCACCCTCCTGCCCACCGCTGCGCCCGCACCTGCGCCCGCTGTCGCACCGGAGGCCGTGCCCGGCCCCGCACCTGCGCCCGCTGTCGCACCGGAGGCCGTGCCCGGCCCCGCACCTGCGCCCGCTGTCGCACCGGAGGCCGTGCCCGGCCCGGCACCTGCGCCCGCACCCGCTGCGCCCGGTCAACTCCCCGCCACCGCACCGCGAACCGCAGCATCCACACCGGACACCACCGCGATGTCGCTCGCGCCCCCCGAGGCGCCGCAGCCGATGCCGTCCACACCTGCCGCCGAGGTTCCGCCAGCCGCGTCCCCGACCACGCCCGCCGCGCCCGGCCCCGCCCCCACCACCGCGTCGGGTGGCCCGGTTCCCGCGGCGCGCCCCGCGGCCTTTGGCGGTGCTCGCCGACGTCGTGGACCACATCCTGACCCCCGCGCCCGCC is from Yinghuangia sp. ASG 101 and encodes:
- a CDS encoding IS1380 family transposase — translated: MRNRSGSYPHVRVSGDGSGVVSQAGAVVLVETVRKTGLDKALSRTLAAWRKPHAVHDPGKVLLDVALAVALGGDCLADVGVLRAQPAVFGPVASDPTVSRLVGVLAAAGPKALAAIRTARAEARFRAWELAGHQAPDADGVVTVDVDGVLVLAHSDKQDAAPTWKKTFGHHPLVVFVDHGPGGTGEPAAMWLRPGNAGSNTAADHIAAARLALAQLPKRHRRGRGTLVRTDSGGGTHEFVDWLTRRGRWLSYSVGMTITDKVHAAVLAVPASAWTPAVEHDGQVRDGAWVCELTGDVLDGWPTGMRLIVRKERPHPGAQLRITDADGMRITCFATNTPGTAISALELRHRLRARAEDRIRTARTTGLRNLPLHDTAQNQVWLEIIQLALDLLAWMPMLALTGDARRWEPKRLRLRLFSAAARLTTTGRRRVLKLARTWPWTAVITAALDRLRLIPDPA
- a CDS encoding GlxA family transcriptional regulator, with product MHRVAAVTVPPVLSFDVSIPLMVFNSAPHYDVRVCTARPGPIPTVGGPDIVVPDGLDSLEGADTVIAVGSGGEQAPPEVLDALREAAAAGARIASLCTGAFVLAQAGLLDGLRATTHWALADDLATRFPSIDVQPGLLFVEDNGVFTSAGAAAAIDLCLHLVKIDYGAAVANATARLAVVSPQRPGGQSQFIETPLPPERGSSLAPTRAWALEHLDRPLTLADLAGHARTSVRTLTRRFHAETASSPLQWLLHRRIDRARELLETTELPMDQVAEKSGLGSADSLRKHLASRVGLTPTAYRASFNRAPTGRTRT